In Leptotrichia sp. HSP-536, a single genomic region encodes these proteins:
- a CDS encoding hemagglutination protein, with amino-acid sequence MNVILSNENGIYLNGAGTINIKNFIPTTGRVKLKDGDVIGIDVEKGRVVIGANGFDATNTDYVNVIAKAMELQGNLVGNKVDVTLGENTVDSSGTVTSKNGINSVAIDASNLGSMYAGQIKIVSTDKGAGVNSSGLIYSRDTKLEITADGKINVAKIKGDGIEISGTEYAQSELASSDRGINVNASKIKLSGETQAAGDINLNGNTQNNSKIYSEGNFNTRSLLNTGDINVAGNFKADDFKNVLAAVNTGGNLNVKNLENSGSIQVSKSTGIDGKLNNSGNLTSIEKITVKNDILNSGNISTNGDLSSKNAVSSGIIVANNFTTSNLQNDGKIFTNADLKTKYFKNTGEISAVGKISSDSMVSSGSIRTNEALDISGDLNNDGTLQSAKDITVSSNIKNSGKIYAGGNLSGKDTVSSGKIVSKNLRVNDLKNDGEIFTNEDLQAKNVTNTGKIASAGNISAKDLKTSGSIKSNRKVTVSGKLENDGDLEAVEDIKVSGNVRNTKEIATNGNFSGKNVVSKGKIISKNFESHDLENDGKILADGKVKARKVKNAGEISAAGDVSTDDLKTSGKISAKNLESEDLDNDGKISSNENVKARNIKNTGEIRAVGSISGNDLKTSGKVRTNKKITVSGELENGGDLESGKSLTVSKNIRNTGKIAVNEDISGKDTQNSGNMYSKNLKIDNLKNDGKVEVGNDLKTADIENTKDITAVGKISGGNVNNSGKILTNGTLDAKNVKNIGKIAAGSDVTSQRLENSGVLATNRNITTSDSMINNGNIEGKNLDITGLEFTNSGKISANNIRARVNDTKNDGSISSANDIDLTTNTLTNTKEMLAVNSINSNNATVSNSGKMASNGKILLNNSSITNIGEILSGEIYMQNAKKFDNTGTIKGNKTVLTTDQDLNLVGNLHGESLLEISGNNITNNGNTTGVGLIKISSNDFTNNKELASNAVIIDGRENVVNNNMITGNDGKINGNSITNNDLIAFDNYLEMNAKSKVLNNKDKSIYGGNTLIIKGSEILNDEGEILGGNMDLNASKITNNVGTVQSTGDIFVTSNDFQNIGRVSNLGSYEKYYETWDNRILTENEVKTLWIDSDKDRETVTKNKGKRWMGFRARYIDKLKNRQNTSSKIPSLLLSQDENTLKQLTQTHTTIQTGTAEIPQKALKGKIKSNATTEYGKMIASGNIIINSGDVKNKDSLISGGGLVNINATNFENSVTLGNAVKLKDGVEKINYEKWKAKHGVQWKLRAYYNRDLVDGGIGYESGQPSIIEGAVVNVNAPNIIKNSIEAGNGKVLNNGGATGRALIFSNSIGINKGTGSANGVVQVAGNALLSKVNSGFNGNLQVNGSGNNSFDRAIQISGNNSVIQNIKKTGTIDVNPLLSSAMFTMNMSPSSKYLLETRSKYISLGQYYGSDYFTSRVGYSEIWDRSKRLGDAFYENQLLTRALNEKLGTSFLNGKSNQELIQSMMDNAADEKARLGLVVGQALTQDQINALNEDIIWYVSKEVNGVSVLTPQIYLSSRTRESISDDTRNRLGGINGTYVKTKDFVNDGTKWGNGGVTYVEANTVRNETTTNLLSEISGDRTFISSVGNIENIGGKIKGNEVVGLISENGNVINNTTKRKVGFNNGEFDRSWHEEIGSIGQISSNGLTFIKGNSYESTGGILNTNHLELDVNKFNVSALSLSGEDKFGKGSNNYTKYGATEHLGGEVTANSTSGRIGDLNLAGSAFIGGDTQGLKIGKVNVESVVNSYDLESKQTNKNTVSKSSTYIKSHQEENVAGNLQLSGARIEGNLTGIGSNIDLGENTFVGGKLTTDSRELHNSFYEKNTSRGFSAGISHGTASLNYGKSSSTYDEKDTINAKSNLRIGDGSVLNNGAEITATNFEYGNIQINNGDVKYGARIDTRDVKTASRSSNFGVSVGINSPIKDRIKQAAGAVSQVKNGDTAGGAMEAVNAAAGTIKGLSENITKRDGTRATMNDIEKGDFKVNNDFYVSGNIRAGFNKSKSSTASHTESAAVTTMKPLNENSSITYNNVNNITYQGTQAQGGTFIYNNVANIQKEAVELRNSYSSESSGFGVGVSAGIGSNGQIKPNGISGNVSTNRSNQNTVETVYANGNFKNVNEVHNNTGSMTLSGFNQEGGKVTGNIGKLIVESRQNTSTTTGSSSGIGVGISANGMPSSVNVSGSKTNGNRAFVDNQSSFIVGEGSDLHIGTLDNTAGIIGKEGNSKLTVDKYTGHDLQNKDEMTINGASIGVSIGNNSSRLSNIGISSENRDKQGITRNTVIGDVEIGQASGDPINRDRAKANEITKDTHSKTNVNVESQTLDYLANPEKFKQDLDIAILEGQITADGAIKKIENIVNGRKNSDIGDPEIRKFEDMKDYYLRAKTAPDIDLLVKADLSDKEVQEQLGIGGKFNPDDPNLPQKVKDRIADARKNQGKEIPYFYDKVTGKIYINENADVNTVKAGIAREWAIREQLEAGNGKENNEGKPKATVAGEIAYNEVMKRTKGQDNSGVFSGLDYGQLDENSEITADFTWKHLKKGGKALIRIGTKYFSGDKKGAEAEFNQLKKDTTRVLKRDYDDYKAGGDRRKKVVAESTQAIVTGVKHFLPKPTKSNKSSGRGKGKGNGKTSTPPKKKTDGPTLGDRLRKAGEGGLDIVTGGLTGAGGVALIGASEGVDYVTIGGSVVPSLPVKIAGGTAVVVGGNKAFHGLMKIGDAIFGNKEQVNGPSLNPLRDTVGALTKHPELYDTFEFFTEIGVASIAPITVGGVPKTSTKNSNSNSTISGKSNSQNHNWNLNGKSGDYLDKTTRKVKVTPNITETIKNSNINASKSTNWGLGNLNSKNIMDTTVGSYLNNLNSKVNNNKSYDPTPKLDYNKPLDNSLYKGVKNTDGNYGLGRENEWNFNTWYKTPYIETGNIRKELISSSSSKLYSVVPEMHELDKGRYTFRPNETGYVKNPTAQNITNYINNTNYLGTGGKKGALNGQYMYVVDANNNIIIGNRATGMVSGLIDTDSLPHPTLIGGFNPQVQGAGIVTIQGGKIIKVDNASGHFRPDSSSLGKVEELFLNKVPDKYYDRKFEGFIPYEKE; translated from the coding sequence GTGAATGTAATCTTAAGCAATGAAAATGGAATATATTTAAACGGCGCAGGGACAATCAATATTAAGAACTTTATTCCTACAACTGGAAGAGTTAAGCTGAAGGACGGGGATGTAATCGGAATTGACGTCGAAAAGGGAAGAGTTGTTATTGGGGCTAATGGCTTTGATGCGACTAATACCGATTATGTAAACGTTATTGCAAAGGCTATGGAGTTGCAGGGAAATCTTGTTGGGAATAAGGTTGATGTAACTCTGGGAGAAAATACTGTTGACTCTAGCGGAACTGTAACTTCAAAAAACGGAATAAATTCAGTCGCAATTGATGCGAGCAATCTTGGATCAATGTACGCTGGACAGATAAAGATAGTAAGTACGGACAAGGGGGCAGGAGTAAACTCCAGTGGACTTATCTATTCAAGGGATACAAAATTAGAAATTACAGCTGACGGGAAAATTAATGTTGCCAAGATAAAGGGTGATGGAATTGAAATAAGCGGGACTGAATATGCCCAAAGCGAGCTTGCAAGTTCTGACAGGGGGATTAATGTCAATGCATCTAAGATAAAGTTGTCCGGGGAAACTCAGGCAGCCGGGGATATTAATTTAAATGGGAATACTCAAAATAACTCTAAAATATATTCTGAAGGGAATTTTAATACAAGAAGTCTTTTAAATACAGGCGATATTAATGTTGCTGGGAATTTTAAGGCTGATGATTTTAAAAATGTTTTGGCAGCTGTTAATACAGGTGGAAATTTGAATGTTAAAAACTTGGAAAACAGTGGTAGCATTCAAGTTTCTAAAAGTACAGGGATTGACGGGAAGTTAAATAATTCAGGTAACTTGACTTCTATAGAAAAAATAACTGTAAAAAATGATATTTTAAATTCTGGAAATATTTCAACTAATGGAGATTTGTCAAGTAAAAATGCAGTTTCATCAGGTATAATTGTTGCAAATAATTTTACAACAAGTAATTTGCAGAATGATGGAAAAATCTTTACAAATGCGGATTTGAAAACAAAATATTTCAAAAATACTGGAGAAATTTCAGCCGTTGGGAAAATATCAAGCGACAGTATGGTTTCAAGTGGAAGCATTAGAACAAATGAAGCTCTTGATATTTCAGGTGACTTGAATAATGACGGGACTTTACAGAGTGCTAAAGATATTACGGTTTCAAGTAACATTAAAAATAGCGGTAAAATTTATGCTGGCGGAAATTTATCAGGAAAAGATACTGTTTCAAGTGGGAAAATAGTTTCTAAAAATTTAAGAGTGAATGATCTTAAAAATGATGGAGAAATTTTTACAAATGAAGATCTTCAGGCTAAAAATGTTACGAATACTGGTAAAATAGCATCTGCTGGAAATATTTCCGCAAAAGATTTGAAAACTTCAGGAAGCATAAAATCTAATAGAAAAGTTACAGTTTCAGGAAAGCTTGAAAATGATGGGGATTTGGAAGCTGTAGAAGATATAAAGGTTTCGGGAAATGTAAGAAATACTAAAGAGATAGCGACAAATGGTAATTTTTCTGGTAAGAATGTGGTTTCAAAAGGGAAAATTATTTCCAAAAATTTTGAATCCCATGACTTAGAAAATGATGGAAAAATTTTGGCAGATGGAAAAGTAAAAGCTAGAAAAGTTAAGAATGCAGGAGAGATTTCAGCTGCTGGAGATGTATCTACAGATGATTTGAAAACTTCGGGAAAAATTTCTGCTAAAAACTTGGAATCTGAAGATTTGGATAATGATGGTAAAATTTCTTCAAATGAAAATGTAAAAGCTAGAAATATTAAAAATACTGGAGAAATTCGGGCTGTAGGATCAATATCAGGAAATGATTTAAAAACTTCAGGAAAAGTTAGGACAAATAAAAAAATTACAGTTTCAGGAGAACTTGAAAATGGTGGGGATTTAGAATCAGGAAAAAGTCTGACTGTTTCAAAAAATATTAGAAATACTGGAAAGATTGCTGTAAATGAAGATATTTCAGGGAAAGATACTCAAAATTCAGGAAACATGTATTCTAAAAATCTTAAAATTGATAATTTGAAAAACGATGGAAAAGTTGAAGTTGGAAATGATCTTAAAACGGCGGATATTGAAAATACTAAAGATATTACAGCTGTTGGGAAAATTTCAGGTGGAAATGTCAATAATTCTGGAAAAATTTTGACTAATGGAACGTTGGATGCTAAGAATGTTAAAAATATTGGAAAAATTGCCGCAGGAAGTGATGTTACATCGCAAAGACTTGAAAATTCAGGAGTTCTGGCGACAAATAGGAATATTACGACTTCGGATTCGATGATTAACAACGGAAATATTGAGGGTAAAAATCTTGATATAACTGGTTTGGAATTCACAAATAGCGGTAAAATATCGGCTAACAACATTAGGGCAAGAGTTAATGACACTAAAAATGATGGAAGCATTTCTTCAGCAAATGACATTGATTTAACGACAAATACTTTAACAAATACAAAAGAAATGCTGGCAGTAAACAGCATAAATTCAAATAATGCGACAGTTTCAAATTCAGGGAAAATGGCTTCAAATGGTAAAATACTGCTAAATAATTCAAGCATTACAAATATTGGAGAGATTTTGTCTGGAGAAATTTATATGCAAAATGCAAAAAAATTTGATAATACTGGAACAATAAAAGGGAATAAGACGGTTCTTACAACTGACCAGGATCTAAATCTGGTTGGAAATTTGCATGGAGAAAGCTTGCTTGAAATTTCAGGAAATAACATTACAAACAATGGAAATACGACAGGGGTGGGGCTTATTAAAATAAGTTCTAATGATTTTACAAATAATAAGGAACTGGCTTCAAATGCTGTGATTATTGATGGTCGTGAGAATGTTGTAAACAACAATATGATTACTGGAAATGATGGCAAAATTAATGGAAACAGCATTACTAACAATGATTTGATTGCTTTTGACAATTATCTTGAGATGAATGCTAAAAGTAAGGTCTTGAATAATAAAGATAAAAGTATTTATGGTGGAAATACTCTGATAATCAAAGGTTCTGAAATTTTGAATGATGAAGGTGAGATTCTTGGCGGGAATATGGATCTGAATGCTTCTAAAATCACTAATAATGTTGGAACTGTTCAGTCAACTGGGGATATTTTTGTTACTTCAAATGATTTTCAGAATATTGGAAGAGTATCAAATCTTGGAAGTTATGAAAAATACTATGAAACTTGGGATAATAGAATTTTAACTGAAAATGAGGTAAAAACTCTTTGGATTGATAGTGATAAGGATAGGGAGACGGTTACTAAAAACAAAGGTAAAAGATGGATGGGCTTTAGAGCAAGATACATTGACAAGCTGAAGAACAGACAGAATACATCCAGTAAAATACCGTCATTGCTGCTTTCACAGGATGAAAATACATTGAAGCAGTTGACGCAGACTCACACAACGATACAGACAGGAACAGCTGAAATCCCTCAAAAGGCGTTGAAGGGGAAAATAAAAAGCAATGCAACTACGGAATATGGAAAAATGATCGCTTCTGGAAATATCATAATTAATTCAGGAGATGTTAAAAATAAGGACAGCTTAATCTCTGGTGGGGGATTAGTTAATATTAATGCAACAAATTTTGAAAACTCTGTAACTCTGGGAAATGCTGTAAAACTTAAGGACGGAGTGGAAAAAATAAATTATGAAAAGTGGAAAGCAAAACATGGAGTCCAATGGAAATTAAGGGCATATTATAATAGGGATCTTGTTGATGGTGGAATCGGATATGAAAGTGGACAGCCTTCCATCATTGAAGGAGCTGTAGTAAATGTAAATGCTCCAAATATCATAAAAAATTCTATTGAAGCAGGAAACGGAAAAGTACTGAATAATGGTGGGGCAACTGGTAGAGCCTTGATTTTTTCAAATTCAATAGGAATTAACAAAGGGACTGGTTCAGCAAATGGAGTGGTTCAGGTTGCTGGAAATGCTTTACTATCCAAAGTAAATAGCGGCTTTAATGGAAATTTACAGGTTAATGGCAGCGGCAATAATAGCTTTGACAGGGCAATACAAATTTCAGGAAATAATTCAGTTATTCAAAATATTAAAAAAACTGGAACAATTGATGTAAACCCGCTATTAAGCAGTGCAATGTTTACGATGAATATGAGTCCATCTTCAAAATATCTTCTAGAAACTCGTTCAAAATACATAAGTCTAGGTCAATATTATGGAAGCGACTACTTTACTTCAAGAGTTGGGTATTCAGAAATTTGGGATAGAAGTAAAAGATTAGGGGATGCTTTTTACGAAAATCAATTGCTTACAAGAGCTTTAAATGAAAAGCTTGGAACAAGCTTTTTGAATGGAAAGTCTAATCAGGAATTGATTCAGTCAATGATGGATAATGCGGCTGATGAAAAAGCAAGGCTTGGTCTTGTTGTTGGTCAGGCATTGACTCAGGATCAGATAAATGCCTTAAATGAAGATATTATCTGGTATGTTTCAAAGGAAGTGAATGGAGTCAGTGTTTTGACACCGCAAATTTACTTGTCAAGCAGAACTAGGGAAAGCATAAGCGATGACACTAGAAATAGACTTGGTGGAATAAATGGAACTTATGTCAAGACTAAAGATTTTGTAAATGACGGGACAAAATGGGGTAATGGTGGAGTTACCTATGTTGAAGCAAATACTGTGAGAAATGAGACTACAACAAATCTTCTTTCTGAAATTTCAGGAGATAGAACATTCATAAGTTCAGTTGGAAATATTGAAAATATCGGAGGAAAAATAAAAGGAAATGAAGTTGTAGGTTTAATTTCTGAAAATGGAAATGTAATCAACAATACAACCAAAAGAAAAGTAGGATTCAATAATGGCGAGTTTGACAGAAGCTGGCATGAAGAAATAGGTTCAATTGGGCAAATTTCTTCAAATGGCTTAACTTTTATTAAGGGTAACAGCTATGAGTCAACAGGCGGAATTCTAAACACAAATCATCTTGAACTTGATGTAAATAAATTCAATGTATCAGCATTGTCTTTAAGCGGTGAAGATAAATTTGGTAAAGGCAGCAATAATTACACCAAATATGGTGCAACAGAACATTTAGGCGGAGAAGTAACTGCAAATTCTACTTCAGGAAGAATAGGAGATTTGAACCTTGCAGGCTCAGCATTTATTGGCGGGGATACACAAGGTCTGAAAATTGGGAAAGTGAATGTGGAATCCGTTGTAAACAGTTATGACTTGGAGTCAAAACAGACAAATAAGAATACGGTTTCTAAAAGCAGTACATACATAAAATCTCATCAGGAAGAAAATGTTGCAGGAAATTTACAGCTTAGCGGAGCAAGAATTGAAGGAAACTTGACAGGAATCGGAAGTAACATTGATTTAGGTGAAAATACCTTTGTTGGCGGAAAATTGACAACAGATTCGAGAGAATTACATAATAGTTTTTATGAAAAAAATACGTCCAGAGGATTTAGTGCAGGAATTAGTCATGGAACGGCTTCATTAAATTATGGAAAATCAAGCAGCACCTATGATGAAAAAGATACGATAAATGCCAAATCAAATTTAAGAATTGGCGATGGAAGTGTGCTAAATAACGGAGCAGAAATTACAGCCACAAACTTTGAATATGGAAACATCCAGATTAATAACGGCGATGTAAAATATGGTGCAAGAATAGATACAAGAGATGTAAAAACTGCTTCAAGAAGTAGTAATTTTGGCGTGTCAGTTGGAATAAACAGTCCGATTAAGGACAGAATTAAGCAGGCCGCAGGGGCTGTAAGCCAAGTCAAGAATGGCGATACGGCAGGCGGAGCTATGGAAGCGGTAAATGCGGCAGCTGGTACAATTAAAGGACTTTCGGAAAATATTACAAAGCGTGATGGCACAAGAGCCACAATGAATGACATTGAAAAAGGAGATTTCAAGGTAAATAACGACTTTTATGTAAGCGGAAATATACGTGCAGGATTTAACAAGTCAAAATCCAGTACAGCTTCACATACTGAAAGTGCGGCTGTTACGACAATGAAGCCTTTAAATGAAAATTCGAGTATCACATACAATAACGTAAATAACATAACTTATCAGGGAACACAGGCACAAGGCGGCACATTTATTTACAACAATGTTGCCAATATCCAAAAAGAGGCAGTCGAGTTAAGAAACAGCTACAGCTCTGAAAGTTCAGGTTTTGGAGTGGGAGTAAGTGCTGGAATAGGCTCAAACGGACAAATAAAGCCAAACGGAATTAGCGGAAATGTTTCCACAAACAGAAGCAATCAGAATACAGTTGAAACTGTCTATGCAAATGGAAACTTCAAGAATGTAAATGAAGTCCATAATAATACAGGTTCAATGACATTATCTGGATTTAATCAGGAAGGCGGAAAAGTAACAGGTAATATCGGTAAACTGATTGTAGAAAGCAGACAGAACACAAGTACTACAACAGGAAGCTCAAGTGGAATAGGCGTAGGAATAAGTGCAAATGGAATGCCAAGTTCCGTAAATGTAAGCGGAAGCAAAACTAATGGAAACAGGGCATTTGTAGATAATCAAAGTTCATTTATTGTTGGAGAGGGAAGCGATTTACACATTGGAACATTAGATAATACAGCTGGAATTATTGGAAAAGAAGGAAATTCTAAATTAACGGTTGATAAATATACTGGACACGATTTGCAAAATAAAGATGAAATGACTATAAATGGTGCTTCGATAGGAGTTTCTATTGGAAATAATTCATCAAGGCTATCAAATATTGGAATAAGTTCTGAAAATAGAGATAAACAAGGAATCACAAGAAATACCGTAATTGGAGATGTTGAAATAGGACAAGCTTCGGGAGATCCGATAAATAGAGATAGAGCAAAAGCAAATGAAATAACAAAAGATACTCACAGCAAAACTAATGTCAATGTAGAAAGTCAAACACTTGATTATTTAGCTAATCCGGAAAAATTCAAGCAAGATTTGGATATAGCAATACTTGAAGGACAAATAACAGCTGACGGAGCTATCAAAAAAATAGAAAATATTGTAAATGGTAGAAAAAATAGTGATATTGGAGATCCTGAAATACGAAAATTTGAGGATATGAAAGATTATTATTTAAGAGCCAAAACAGCTCCTGATATTGATTTATTAGTAAAAGCGGATTTAAGTGATAAAGAAGTTCAGGAACAATTAGGAATAGGTGGCAAATTTAATCCGGATGACCCTAATTTACCTCAAAAAGTAAAAGACAGAATAGCAGACGCAAGAAAAAACCAAGGTAAAGAAATCCCTTATTTTTATGATAAAGTAACAGGGAAAATCTATATAAACGAAAACGCTGATGTGAATACAGTAAAAGCAGGAATTGCAAGGGAATGGGCTATTAGAGAACAACTTGAAGCAGGAAACGGAAAGGAAAATAACGAAGGTAAGCCAAAAGCAACAGTAGCTGGAGAAATAGCCTATAACGAAGTAATGAAAAGGACTAAAGGGCAAGACAATAGTGGTGTATTTAGTGGTCTTGATTATGGACAGTTGGATGAGAATAGTGAGATTACTGCTGATTTTACTTGGAAACATTTAAAAAAAGGTGGAAAAGCTCTTATAAGAATAGGAACTAAATATTTTTCTGGAGACAAAAAAGGGGCAGAAGCTGAATTTAACCAGTTAAAAAAAGATACAACAAGAGTTTTAAAGAGAGATTATGATGACTATAAGGCGGGAGGAGATCGTAGAAAAAAAGTTGTAGCAGAATCAACACAAGCTATTGTAACAGGAGTTAAACATTTTTTACCCAAACCAACAAAATCTAATAAATCATCGGGTAGAGGTAAGGGGAAAGGAAATGGTAAAACTTCTACTCCTCCTAAGAAAAAAACAGATGGGCCAACTTTAGGAGATAGGTTAAGAAAAGCGGGAGAAGGAGGACTAGATATAGTAACAGGTGGTCTTACTGGTGCTGGAGGTGTGGCTTTAATAGGTGCTTCAGAAGGAGTGGATTATGTTACAATTGGAGGCTCAGTTGTACCTTCTTTACCTGTAAAAATTGCTGGTGGAACTGCAGTTGTTGTTGGAGGAAATAAAGCATTTCACGGACTTATGAAAATTGGAGATGCTATATTTGGAAATAAAGAGCAAGTAAACGGACCATCGTTGAATCCTTTAAGAGATACAGTAGGAGCACTTACAAAACACCCTGAACTTTATGATACTTTTGAATTTTTTACGGAAATAGGAGTTGCTTCTATAGCACCTATTACAGTGGGAGGAGTTCCCAAAACCTCTACTAAAAACTCAAATAGTAATTCAACTATATCAGGAAAAAGTAATTCTCAAAATCATAATTGGAACCTAAATGGTAAAAGTGGAGACTATTTAGACAAAACAACAAGAAAAGTAAAAGTTACTCCAAATATCACAGAAACAATAAAAAATTCAAATATAAATGCTTCTAAAAGTACAAACTGGGGATTAGGTAATCTTAATTCTAAAAATATAATGGATACCACAGTTGGAAGTTATTTAAACAATTTGAACAGTAAAGTAAATAATAATAAATCTTATGACCCAACACCAAAACTTGATTACAATAAACCTTTAGATAATTCATTATATAAAGGGGTAAAAAATACTGATGGTAATTATGGGTTAGGTAGAGAAAATGAGTGGAATTTTAATACTTGGTATAAGACTCCTTATATTGAAACTGGAAATATAAGGAAAGAACTCATATCTTCTAGTTCATCTAAATTATACAGTGTTGTTCCTGAAATGCATGAATTAGATAAGGGAAGATATACTTTTAGACCAAATGAAACTGGATATGTGAAGAATCCAACAGCACAGAATATAACAAATTATATAAATAATACAAATTATTTAGGAACAGGTGGAAAGAAAGGAGCCTTGAATGGACAATATATGTATGTTGTAGATGCCAATAATAATATTATAATTGGAAATAGAGCAACAGGGATGGTTTCTGGTCTTATAGATACAGATTCATTACCTCATCCGACATTAATAGGCGGCTTTAATCCGCAAGTACAAGGTGCTGGAATTGTAACTATTCAAGGTGGAAAAATAATCAAAGTGGATAATGCCAGTGGACATTTTAGACCTGATTCAAGTTCATTAGGTAAAGTTGAAGAATTATTTTTAAATAAAGTCCCAGATAAATATTATGATAGAAAATTTGAGGGATTTATTCCGTATGAAAAGGAGTGA